In Pseudoliparis swirei isolate HS2019 ecotype Mariana Trench chromosome 22, NWPU_hadal_v1, whole genome shotgun sequence, the DNA window AAAGTTAGTGTGCAAGACACATGTGAAAGATCACCGCAAGAACCACATCAATTGCTCAATTACAAGCTCGACGTGAGGCTCCAGCACGGTTAAACAATCCTTTTTGACTAAACTGAGCATTTACAAGCTCTGTTCTAGTCGCTGCAGATTAGGTTAAATATCATAATTATCCTGTTAAATAAACCAAAAGGATAAACTAGTTTATTTAACACGATAATGTAAGACTGTACGACACGTTTTCTGCCCATCAAACCCACTTCCCCCTTTTATGTGATAAGCAACTCACCGGATCAGTGTTACAGAGCATGTTTTTTGTGTAGCGGTGCACTACATAGTAATCTTTAGGAAATACCGTGCGCTGGAAGAGAAAAcgaaaacagagaaaaaaatgtaaatacaccCACAATATAGATATAGATGATACAATGTAGGTTGGCATTTATAATAATGATTATAATAAAGGATCCTTGACTAGTGAACACTAGTAATGACTGAGTGTGTCATGAACAACCTACTAACCACTGAAGTGAAGCTACACACTGATTGATTATCTTTGTGGAGCTACGCATGTCAGTTGTGAACGCTGTCATCCAATAACTTTACTGGTTAGCAGATATGAACCTGAGCTGATTATTCCCATTCATTTCCGTGAGCTCTTCACCTTTGAACACCTCTATATACCAGCTGACTGAATGAAGTGATAAAAGTATATCTTTTAAGGAAATAATACATGAAATGCATACTATTTATACAAGTAGGAAACTTCATAAAAGGACAACATAAAGTCATTAACAAAGTCAAAAGTTTTTAACTTACAAATCCAGTCGGATTAGAGTCGATAGtccttttaatgtttttcaCACCTTCCAAGTCAAAGTCACATCCACCACATCGGACAGTCAAGAGTGATAGCAGCAGCAAAACTGTTTCAGGCAtgagtaagaagaagaaaaaagacattcAGATAGTTGCTGGAAACTTTCTGTGGTTTTTTTGCTTGTTGAAACTGCATacctattgaaaaacatgaCCTCATATCCTGCCGCAATTAACTAGTTGTGCAGAAAACAACATGAAACATTACTTGTTGTTGCCaccattataatatattaaagaCACCGTAAACAATATTGCAATGATACAAAGCCACACAACAAATTAGTTCTGATTAAAAATGGTACAATAACCAGTTCAGGTGTTGCATGACTTCCTTACACACTTGAACAAGACagcagtaacacacagttaatTCTTGCTCCTCACCTGGCAGTGACATCCTTTTATCTTTCTAAGAATGGACACTTCTCCATTTCTCTTGTTGACGGCAATCCCTCTGCAGACGGGTTTCTGTGTCAGTCTGTGAAAGGCAAAGTTTCCTCCTCTGTGGTTTCCTGAGGTCTTTGACTGCTGAGTCCTTGGCTGTTGTCCTCTCCTTCACCGTTTGATATTCAATCTTCTTGTTGACATCCCTAATACATTCCTTCCCGTTTGAGTCCTTTTGGTACTTTCCAATAAATGTCTCATTTATCCTCTCACGCCATCCTGCTCTCTTACTTTGGATTTTCTCTCTTAAGCCTGAGTGGCTGCAGCCCTTCCCTATGaaagcttttgtttgttttatactttattttcctttctccctctcactACTGACCTAGAATCTTCTTGAACAGCCCAATATAAATCACTCCCCTCTTCCTCGAAACTGGTTAATGGATAAAGCGGGAGAGTCACTGGCCTCCTCTTCTCTAGCTCTCCCTCTGGCCactctgtgtgtcctcactgcgCTCAAAGTGAAAGTGCTCTGCTGGATTGCTAGTCTGCACTCTTTAAATCTCGCCCCTCCCACCGCCACACGTTTTACTTCACTATTGACTGacccggcccctccccccctgctcCCCACATTCCCTGACACCCAGCCACTTACCCCCATCCTCCCCCCTCCAAACCAGGCCCAAGGAGGCTTAGTCATGCAGTTGGAGTGTATGTTTTTCATTTGGACTCTCCCCCACACCTCTGTGCCTGTGGATCCTCTTTATCCCACTACGCAATAGCATCCTATTTAATCACTCActctgttcttttttcttttataaatcaagaatcacattctATCAAAAAGGGGATTGCGACACTGCATCACTTGAACTTGCAAGTCATTCGATTGAAATTGGGTCCACagagacggcggcggcgggtgCGATTGTGACGTCTAATTGTTGTGCACGGCTGTCATCATCCTGTCTGGAAAGTGTTGCTTTGTCCCCTCTGGTTGTGTGACGCGTCGAgttattttcattttctgttCGATGTCGCAAGGGGTGTTCGTTACTAATGAAAAGGAAGGAAGTCAAAGGTGGTTTCTTCACGTCGAAGAAGAATTGTTCTGTTGTGTCCTTTTTTTGAACACGAGCCAAATGAAACAGGACCGCTTCTCAAAGTCCAATCTCTGTTGAGGGGGAGAAGGAAACTAGATCGCAGCAGTTTCCCCAAAGCAAGGCCTTAACACTCCCAGAGGCATCATCATCTCACAACCCCTTCACATATACCATGTGCTTTATGTGAGGAGTCCAGTCGTTGTGCCGCCTTCCTGTTTCATACATCGCTTACAAATTGAGGAAAGTAAATATGTAACTCATTTGTGGAACTGCAGCAAATTATGTTTGTGCTTCTTTTAGGGAAAGTTGCTAAATCAAATCCAGATTTGAGTTAGtcagaggaaagagaaaaaaacaattcGAACACAGAAGCACACAAGAGATGTTGAGACATAGGTCCATTTTAGGAAGAAAGCTTGAGTCAATGCTAATCTTTTCATTCAGACTACAACATgtgtttaattatatatttttgttacaCAATAACTACATACGTatgggtaaaaaaaacaaaagaacagcCCTCCGCCCCCAATTTAAACAAAACCGTATGTTGCTGAATTTTATTGACTGAAGTCTGCAAGCTTCAGCAAAGAAACAGGCTCAAATAACTGTGGtatgaaaacaataaaacaggtTTTTAGTGGATCAGAGAGCGACTACCTCATTAAGAAGCTAAAGTCCTGCTGTAGCCGTCGGCCGTACTGGAGCGAGGCCTTGTTATGCAACCGCTTTGTACATTACGGGAAAACCTTAAAAGTGTTGTCTTACACCACCTCGGTGCTGGCTGGCTGACAAACACTCAAACAAATGAGTGGGGGCTGGAAATGAAACGCTGCTCTCCTCGTCCAACTCACTCCCTCTTTATTCTCTCAGCTCACCACAAGATGGAGCCAATTgtggaataaaaaataagaatacaagTGACATATTCAgaaaagtttttattttaaaacttcAGAAAAATAGTCAACAATGTGCAAATGTTTGTAATAAGTTAAACATATTAATATTCTCCAATAATTCCCTTTGACAAACTTTATCTAAACTGACCAAATGTGTTAATCTGTGTAGGAGAATAATCAGGGTTAGGGACTTAAAGAAAACAGTGGATGAGCCAAAGCACTGCTGTCCTCCCTTCACACTCCTCTTTCATTCCAATAAAAGTCCCAAACAGTTCACAAAACTGGTGAATGACAGCATTCTTGCTTTCGCTTTCCCTTCATTAGAATTCCCCTCATTATTATCTCCCTTTATTTCCACCCCTCTACCTCTTTCGCCTTCTCTTTCTATTGGCTGGGGCTCCTCTCCCCTCCGCGGACGGCTGTCATTAAATGACTCTTGTATGTTTTGCTGAGGCCAGTCATCCAGAACTTGAGCAGCCGGACGTTGTCCTCCTCGCCCGGCCCTGTAGCGCCGAGGAGGGCCAGAACTTTCTGGGTGTCCTCTCTCCCTCGCCCGTCCACTTTGGAGAACTTGAACAGCACTTTAACTttactgaaagagagagagactgcgtTGAAAATCTTACTTCAGCCTAGTTGGTTTTTATGAGAGTGGCTGAATTGTACTCACTTCATCCACTCTTCCTTCAGACACAACAAGCAGTGAGACACGACATCCACAGACAAGTTCTCGTTGGACAGAGCCACCTCCAGCTTGTTCAATAATGAGGGACCTGCAAAAAGAGGACAAAGATCGTTTGACAGTTgaacctttctttctttctttcttttaaaagttgGCCTTCTGTCAGAGCAGCTGTGTGTCTAGACAAATAAATCAGGATTTGATGTGGATCCAGATCCGAGGACAGAACATGTCTGAACATTTTTGCTATTTTCACATTAATTTATGTTCTCActtaaataaaaagtgaatcTGGAACCCATAACCCAACAGTTTGATGTTGAACATTTCAAAAGATATCAACTATAACTTAAATGACCATGTCTTAGTGTTAAGACCATGTCTTAGAGTTGAGACATGGTGCATACTCTTTGTTTTTGTGGTTTAACTAAGAAGTGGAGGACATATTTTGACATTGGAAGAGGCAGCAAATGTATAATGACTATTTATAACTTCAGGTATGCGTGCTCACCCCTGTCTGTGGGCTGTGTGTTGGCACTGCTGATGGTGAACTGATGAAGCGAGGAGATATCGTCTCCACCCACGGCTGAAATCTGACAGCTTCTCTCTGTACTGACATCCACCAGCACTGAAAACTCTTCACGACGAACAAaagcaagaagaaaaaaaatcaacacaAGACGATGTTCAAGCGTGAAAAACTTGTTTTAACAGTTCTCTCAGAGGTTTCATATGGTACTCTTTCACAACGTGGGTCTATAGACAGTCCTGTACCTGAGGAGCTGACGTGCGTTGGAATCGACACGTCTGGGCTCAGACCCAGAAAGTTGCATTTGTAGGCCTCCTCATACTGAGCACTGTATGTCACCGAGCGCACACAGCCGACGGGGAGCAGAGACTGATGGGAAATGGGACAGGTTCAGATTGTAAACCCAGTTTCCTCAGTAAGCATGGTAATGGCTCACTTAGTTATTCTGGCTGATAGACTTTGTTTGTAGAAAGGAGTTTGACATGTCACAGAAGGAAAAGCACCggtgtaaataataaaattaatgaTTGTTGAATTCCATTCAGCTGCTTCACTTTCAGGGTTCTGGTTTCGCTCACGCTGCCTCAATGTCACGCTGTCATGGTTTACTGGGACTCTTGAAAATAACTTAGTCATTTTTAACGTAATTGGTAACGCCTGACAAGGCTAAATATCTGCTGTCAAAAAGGCCTGGAAAGTAAAAACATGGATGTAATAAAATGcgattgtcatttaaaaaaaaaaagtactcaAATATTTCTCCACAGTAAAAAGGAACAATAACGGTCGACTGACACACGGCTACATGCTCCGTCTTGTTTGTGTATCTTGAATAGAAATGTTAGGGAAGCATGTCCAGGCAAAGACTATTTCAAGGCGTGTAATAACATAAAATGTCTTCAGGGCAAAATTTGgaagtaagaaaaaaagaaaatcaatgcaCAAAAGTATCTGTGGGAAAAAACTCCAACTGAAACCCAATCTAATCAGTATCTCATCAAATATGGTTACATAAGATGGATTGAACTACTTAGATTTATCATATTTCACAAGTACTTTTCAATCTTGACAGGACAAAGTCTTTTGAGTTACAAGTGTGTTATACTACACTAAATTATACAAGTTATACAGGGCACAGGGGTAAACTACCTTGAGCACCATGAAAGCTGATTGGATGAGCCTGGGGTCTGCGCCTCTCCATATGACCTGATTTCCCATGAGCACATGCCACACCAGCTGACGAAACTCAGCATTCCCGAGAACCTGCAGAACAAATCATACTGAAATATGCAACACCTCACAGAAATGTTATTGGAAGCAGATGTGAAAATGTGAATTATTGTCTTCAAAAGCCATTAACTAAGAAAAAGTATCAGATGAATGCCATAAAACTATAAATGCATGCAAAAACTGTGTTTGTTCGAGTCAACGGTtgatttttctctcttttcagttTTCCGGCCAACAAAATGACGAGCTGATAAAGTACCTATGTTTACCTGTCTCAGATGCCTCAGGGACCTAAATTTTGGGCCGGGTAATTGATTGAATTTTTCATCATCCCACAGGAAGTTGAGGCCCAGCTCACGCTCTAACTGGTGCCGCTGTGATGTTGAACAGCCTCCTTCTGCTCCCTCCCAGCaactcatctcctcctcttgctcttttGGTCACAGAGAATGACAACAGAAATTACAATCAACAAATATTTTCAAGTCAATTTCCAATGTGGGGGAAATTCCACAGGAAATCTTCTAGACGGGGCAGGTTAAATGTTACTCTCCatttatagaatagaatatgcACATGATGCAACACATCCTATTTCCAATCTAAAATCAGCACTGCACAATCTCACCTCTCATCTATGACTAATTTAAACTACCTTACTAATAGACTTAAGAAACTTTAAAATCATTTACCTTTTGATGTGTACTGCTTTACGATTGTGTAATATTGATCACgcacttttactttttaattttttaatttcatgTGTATTAATCAATTACTCAATTGGATTTTGATGATGAAGTGTTATACAAATAAAGTGTATGCACTTACAATATTAATAAAATGGAACAGGGTATTAAAATTCCACAACCAAAGACCGGGAAATGTCTCTGAAAATCTTTTAATCACTCTCTAAATCTTGATTATGTAAACACTTTTTGGAAAGGCAGTGTATTTGAGTACAATGGCTGCCTGTTTTTTCTGTGTCTCTGCCCTGCCTGCGCCAGTGAATCACACTTTCACAGGAGACTTTTTAGACGGATGATCAAACCATGGCACATTGTGTACAAGCACATGACATCTGCTGACATCATCCTCCAGAAAAATGCCAAACCTTGCCTGGAAGCAACATGCAAGACAAGTTGATGCATTCTCAGGGTAAATATTACCCTCCTTTTTATGTTGTGTTTAATGTCACAGGAGATATTGTTCGGAATTGGCTTTTACCAAGTTACAGGCTTGAACATGTTGGATAGGTAACTACCAAAGTTTAGTTAAAAAAACCATCCTTTAATCaggactacctgtctgtctctctatgagcaccagtgtgtcctcagtgggGGCTCCCTCCAGTAGCTTCTCCGTCAGACGACAACCACAGGCCTTCAGCAGCCTGGAGACGATGTGAAAACACAAGTCCACGTCAAGGTAAATCATTTTAAAACCACAGCTAGTATGTCACGGTCGGGCTGACAGTATATTGACTCACCAGCTAAAGGACGAGTGCAGGCTGGACCACAGGTTTGGATGCTGTGTCAGtgaagtcagtgatcgggcggCGTTGCCACTTCTCTGGTGTGGGAAAACTGCAGGCGAGAAGACACTGTTCATCCTGGCTGCTCGCTGGGGACAAACTCCTTGTTCATTGTCAAACACCTGAGGGAGAAAGCAGTACCAAGACATTAGGTGTCCTCGTAGATACACACACGTAGAACCAGTCTTCATATTTTTATCTGAATAAACTGAAACAAAGTGTCGTGCACCCTACCTTGAGGGCTGTGCTTTGCAGGCTCTGTATCGTGACTCGAAGGTGGCGTAACAGGAAAGGCCAGGAGTTGATGAGGTAGATCCTGTCCATTGCTACCATGACAATACTGTACCAGCGCTGGAAGCCCCTGGCCAGGCTGTCTTTGATAAAAAAGGTGTGTGAGAACACAAAACCATATTGCTCATCTCCAAAGAAAATCGGTCCTTCACGGCCGGGACACACCTGATAAAACGGACAGAGAGCAAATAGTTTGAAGTATATGTGTTGACGGGCGTTTATTTAGTGCATCGGATgtgttactcacacacacataaatacatgcagACGTACAGCACTGTTTACCTCACAGCTGAGGCTGCGTACGCAGGCTTGGCGGACCACACTGAACAGCTGGGACTGTCTGGGATGCTGGTGGCTCAGGAAGCGAATGCCCGTTTCATCATCGATGCTCACAAATCCTGGGTGAGATGCAGGAAGAGATCGACATCCCTATGAGgcgaggagaagaggaacatGGTTACTTTGAGACCGATGACAGGACTGTGGACTAACCTGCATACCAGTGCCACAGCTCGAGTGTTCTAATGGAGAAGACAGGTAGGAAGAAGGGTGCCTCGGTTCAAATGGAGGCGGGTTTCTGATGAGCTCATGGAGTTCACATTCTGTTCTCAAACTGGTGCTCTGCGCTCACCTCACACATTTCTCCTCTCTGCGTGGCCGAGCTGTTGGCCCGCATGGTCAGCCCTTCGCCTTCGCGGTCCCCATCTCTTTCCCTGTCCCCGTGCACCGGGGCACTTATCTGCAATGAAGGGGATGGGTATGGGGGGTGCAGTGCCTCGGTGCAAAACAACGTCCGAGGGCCGTGGAGCTCACAGAAGTGACAGAGAGCAACCAGAGCATTCATCTGAAGGGGGACAACACGTGTCTCATGTTTACTGAGCTGAGTGCATTTTAGCTTGAAGTGAGCATTAACAAGCAGTTCATAACATAGCATTTGTTCCTGGTCAGTCACTGACATTACTAAGTTACACTCCGGTTAAGACATGCTCACTAAAACTGATAATATCAGATCGTCTTACCTTCAGCAAAGAACAAAGTTCAACTAATGACTCAAAGCTACTTCACAAAGGGACATCCATTGGTCGCAacgtaaaaaacatttaaaatgggaTATAAAACAAACTTAATTCTTGATTCGGTCCGTTTTACGGACATCCATGATTCTCGGTGTCTCAGATTGAGATTGTCCACACTTTCCTTGTTCTGTTTCCATTTGCGCTGCTCCTGGAGACAACAGATCCTGTCACATGACAAGGAGTCACGCGCTCGAGCACAAATGACTCATGGCAGTTAGCTGCGCGAGCTTTTTTCGTAGTTTTAACCATAGAGTTGGAAATGTCTCAGCTATTTCTATGAAGCAATTCTAGCAATAAGCTAATATATGCAGAAAACGGACTTATTTTCCAATATCAGCTTCGTATAGCGCTTCCGCGAAGAGATTTATCGTCGAAAGCACATTAAAACTACATTACCCATAATTCCTTCTGCGACAACAGTCAGGGTCAAAGGGCGAACACTAGAATCGTGTGCTCCTTCGGTTCGTATGTCGACAAATATTGGACAGGTTATTGTTAAAGATGTGTTTGAATTGTGAATGTATTATCTAAATGTGACAATATATATTTCTCAAGAAGTTGTTGCATTCTGAAAGGTGTTAAACCATTGGTTTACGGATTAACAACCACTTCCGCATTAGTTAAGTTTTGTGAGCGTCCGGTTTTATTTTGCTCCTACGTTAGGTCTAACAATTATAGCAACAACACAAAGCGACACAGCGAACGGGTTTGACGTAACGTTGTCTTTTTAATCACAGATTTGAGCATGGCAGCTGACGGACTAGATAGAGCATCGGTTCCATCAGAGGACCTGAGGGATGAGGGGACCCACTTGACCGACACACCCAGTCCAGATGAGGGGACCCACCTGACAGTAACACCCAGTCCAGAGGCAGGGGTCCCAGCTGCCTTTAACAGTGCCAAAGACACCCTAAAAGCCAAAGCAGGTGAGTAAGCCTGATACACCGTAACTGTTTAGTGTTTGTCAAATAGCTCTCTGAAGCCTACTAACTTATTTTGAGTTCTTATTATATAGCAATAGGTAAATTCACATAATGTATCACATATAAAAAAAGACTCTTATATATCTGCAGTGTTAGTAACTCTCTATTACTGAAATCTGATTGTTTACCAAGTAATAGACTATGTCATAAAATTCCCTAGTCTTTGATACATTTCTGTGTTACTGTGAAACATTAGATTTCTGGTAAACTCTTAGTCGTGTATGATAGACTTGAAGGTGGAACTGAACGAGTCAAGAGCTGCAAGTACGAGCTCTAATCTCCAGATCCAGTGGGAGACGGTCTGTTTATCTTCCCCTACTTGTATTACTGGGCTGAAATCCAGACAGATGTTCCAAGGAATATAAAACgtcttaattattatttaattcagTTACTTCCAGTGAACTCTCATTTTCTCCCATGACCTGGTCAACCTGTTGAAGGCAGTTGGGGCATGAGTCACATCCAGTTCTCCTCTCTGGTCATAGCGTCTCGGATGTGTGGTATGTGTTTGAGTTTACAGGCAACCGCCTACTTGGCTGACATTTGGATCTTCTGGGGCGAGTCATTGCCACCTGTTACATGAGTTGTTGTCTTCGGAAGTGTATTGATGAGGAAACATAGTGTAATACAAATCATCCTTTTTCACTTCCAGTTTTACTCCTTGGGATACATCCCTTATTTATTCCTACATATCAGTAATATCAGACCTGTTTGGATAAGGGTTATAAGGAATCTTAATTTCTTACGAGTTCAATATTTGATGGGATGTGATTGTGCATCATATATTTCTCCCTTTTTCAGCCTAGTGGGGTCCTCTGCCTGTTAAGTAAAGAAGGTCAGGTATTCATCTTGGTCGGTATTTCACTTGACTAACTCTTACCTGAGGGAGACATAACATATTGGTTCAAAATGATATCGTAAGCGTCCCAAAACAAAGACAAGGCTGCTTGTGTTACACAGGGCTACTTTGGGCAAAATGGGCTTTTATTTATGTTGTTGCcatgtttgtttctttaattacatttttaaatgcagaGTCCATATTAATAAATTGCTCaaattcatttcattttcattttattacaGTTTTATTACACTCACTTTCACtcagtctttctctctgtcgctctcaTTGACAGAGTCAGCAGAACGGGAGGAGAACGGAGTCGACGTGTGTCAGTATTTCCTGATGGGAAAGTGTCATTTTGGCCAAAGATGTCGTTTCTCTCACAGGTCTGCTCGCTTTACCTGGTTCAGCACACTCACCAGCACCATGAAGGATGACTATTAGTCTAACTTAGAttcataacatatttattaatttgtataattCATTTTTAGTAACCCTAAATGGTTTTGCAAATTATTGTAGAACCAAGGCGGCTactattagatagatagatgccTGAATATTCACTTTATTAAAGCAAAACTCACATGCCTCTCTACACACTGAAAGTATAACTGGTTGCTGTTATAGTTGCTTCTGTCTATAATGGTGGCCCAAATATCCTTTTAAAGCAACTTCAATTTAAATGATGAGGGACAAAAGCACAATTCTGCAGCAATTTTAGCCACTAATTGCTCTTTTATTGTACACGTGAGCATGTGAGAGTTGTTTTTATGTCTACCtctcctttaaccctcctgttaacttagggtcaatttgaccccattcaatgtttaatgtcggtgttctttggggtcaatttgaccccaggctgtttttcactgtgtcaaacatataagaaatatcaacttttttatatatttaaagggctatttaggtagtcaacaaacaaacataaagtacctcacacttaaacttggaaaacaatattaattctaataattttctggaggttttaattgctggggtcaaattgaccccaagggtaaaatatgtcagtaaatataaaggtaacaggagggt includes these proteins:
- the flcn gene encoding folliculin isoform X2 produces the protein MRANSSATQRGEMCEGCRSLPASHPGFVSIDDETGIRFLSHQHPRQSQLFSVVRQACVRSLSCEVCPGREGPIFFGDEQYGFVFSHTFFIKDSLARGFQRWYSIVMVAMDRIYLINSWPFLLRHLRVTIQSLQSTALKVFDNEQGVCPQRAARMNSVFSPAVFPHQRSGNAARSLTSLTQHPNLWSSLHSSFSWLLKACGCRLTEKLLEGAPTEDTLVLIERQTEQEEEMSCWEGAEGGCSTSQRHQLERELGLNFLWDDEKFNQLPGPKFRSLRHLRQVLGNAEFRQLVWHVLMGNQVIWRGADPRLIQSAFMVLKSLLPVGCVRSVTYSAQYEEAYKCNFLGLSPDVSIPTHVSSSEFSVLVDVSTERSCQISAVGGDDISSLHQFTISSANTQPTDRGPSLLNKLEVALSNENLSVDVVSHCLLCLKEEWMNKVKVLFKFSKVDGRGREDTQKVLALLGATGPGEEDNVRLLKFWMTGLSKTYKSHLMTAVRGGERSPSQ
- the flcn gene encoding folliculin isoform X1 — translated: MNALVALCHFCELHGPRTLFCTEALHPPYPSPSLQISAPVHGDRERDGDREGEGLTMRANSSATQRGEMCEGCRSLPASHPGFVSIDDETGIRFLSHQHPRQSQLFSVVRQACVRSLSCEVCPGREGPIFFGDEQYGFVFSHTFFIKDSLARGFQRWYSIVMVAMDRIYLINSWPFLLRHLRVTIQSLQSTALKVFDNEQGVCPQRAARMNSVFSPAVFPHQRSGNAARSLTSLTQHPNLWSSLHSSFSWLLKACGCRLTEKLLEGAPTEDTLVLIERQTEQEEEMSCWEGAEGGCSTSQRHQLERELGLNFLWDDEKFNQLPGPKFRSLRHLRQVLGNAEFRQLVWHVLMGNQVIWRGADPRLIQSAFMVLKSLLPVGCVRSVTYSAQYEEAYKCNFLGLSPDVSIPTHVSSSEFSVLVDVSTERSCQISAVGGDDISSLHQFTISSANTQPTDRGPSLLNKLEVALSNENLSVDVVSHCLLCLKEEWMNKVKVLFKFSKVDGRGREDTQKVLALLGATGPGEEDNVRLLKFWMTGLSKTYKSHLMTAVRGGERSPSQ